A stretch of the Acyrthosiphon pisum isolate AL4f chromosome A2, pea_aphid_22Mar2018_4r6ur, whole genome shotgun sequence genome encodes the following:
- the LOC103307796 gene encoding cysteine and histidine-rich domain-containing protein-like, with product MEAIQIVQRIFQLAYKGAEKVNISCDHHPGTSIFHEGMKYWSCCNKNTSDFHAFLEQHGCFQGKHCWIKETKINGHTNCRLDWHQSGPWVVISIFAKKYDPNSSFVRLSPEKMSGTKLPF from the exons ATGGAAGCGATACAAATTGTTCAACGGATATTTCAATTG GCCTATAAAGGTGCTGAAAAAGTGAATATTTCTTGTGACCATCATCCCGGTACATCTATATTCCATGAGGGTATGAAATATTGGTcctgttgtaataaaaatacatcagATTTCCATGCATTTTTAGAACAACATGGGTGTTTTCAAGGAAAACATTGTTGGATTAAAGAAACT AAAATTAACGGACATACCAACTGCCGTTTAGACTGGCATCAGAGTGGACCTTGGGTTGTAATATCAATCTTTGCCAAAAAATATGACCCAAACAGTTCTTTTGTGAGATTGTCTCCAGAAAAAATGTCTGGAACTAAACTTCCCTTTTGA